CTCCAGTTCGGTGGTGAACGCCGGCACCGTGCCGGACCAGGCGGCCACCACCGGTACCGGGTCGGTAGGTGTCGGTGGTGGCGCGTGCAGGCGTACCACCGTCAGGCTGGCGACGACGGTGAGCACCACCGCGCAGGCACCGGTCAGCGCGGTACATCGACGTCGGCGTCGGCGCTGCCGCCCGCGTACCCCGGCGACGAACTCCTCGTCCGGCACCGGCGCCGAGGCGGCCGCCTCGTCCAGGGTACGGACCAGATCCCGCTCCAACTGGCTGCTCATCTTCCCTCCCGTCACCGCTTCCTCCTGGTCATCTCCGGCGTGGTCTGCGCAGAACCCGCGCCGGCCCCGGAGCCGGAGCCGCCCTCCGCCCCGGAACCGGACCCGGAGTCGTCTGCGCCCGGCAGCCAGACCGCGCGCAACTTGTCCAGCCCCCGGGCGGCCTGGCTGCGCACGGTGCCCCGGGAGATGCCGAGCAGGCGGGCGATCTCCTCGTCGTCGCGGTGCTCGTAGTAGCGCAGTACCAGTACCGTCCGCTGCCGTCGGGGCAGCCCGGCGAGGGCCCGCCAGAGCCCGCCGTCCCCGTCCGCGCGGGCGTACCCCGGATCGAGGTGCTCCCGCTCCGGTACCTCGCCGACGAGGCGTTCGTGGCGTCGGCGCCGCCACCAGCTGACGTGCAGCCGGGCCATGGTCGTCCGCACGTACCCCTCGGGATCGTCCCGGCGGCGAACCCTCGACCAGGCGGACCCGAGTCGGGCCAGTGCCTCCTGCGTCAGGTCGGCGGCGTCGTGCGGGTTGCCGGTCAGCACGTATCCGTAGCGCATCAACGCCTCCGAGCGGGCGCGGACGAATTCGGTGAAACCGCGGGCGTCTGCATCGTCCATGACACCTCCTTCCACCCCGGGACGCGGCCGACCGCCGAACTGTTGCACGGCGAGGTGGACGGGCCGGCCGGCCGGAGGGGCGGACCAGCCGGACGAAATGGCCGTTAGCGATCTTGGCGGGATGAACACGACGAGCCCCGTGCGGAGCGCTCGCGGCTCCGTTACCGTCGGGACATGTCAGCCAAGGTCCTCGCGATCGTCCTGGCCGGAGGAGAGGGCAAGCGCCTGATGCCCCTCACCGCGGACCGGGCCAAGCCGGCCGTTCCGTTCGGTGGCATGTACCGGATGGTCGATTTCGTGCTGTCCAACCTGGCCAATGGTGGCTTCCTGAAGATCGTTGTGCTGACCCAGTACAAGTCGCACTCGCTCGACCGGCACGTCACCAAGACCTGGCGGATGTCGAACCTGCTGGGCAACTACGTGACACCGGTACCGGCGCAGCAGCGACGCGGGCCGTGGTGGTTCGCCGGGTCGGCGGACGCGATCTACCAGAGCTTCAATCTGATCAACGACGAGCAGCCGGACTACGTCATCGTGTTCGGCGCCGACCACATCTACCGGATGGATCCCCGGCAGATGCTGGACGAGCACATCGCCTCCGGCGCCGGGGTCACGGTGGCCGGCATCCGCCAGCCGCTCTCCTCGGCCGACCAGTTCGGGGTGATCGAGGTGGCCGAGGACGGCCGGCGGATCCGTGCCTTCCGCGAGAAGCCGACCGACGCGCAGGGGCTGCCGGACGCGCCGGACGAGATCTACGCGTCGATGGGGAACTACGTCTTCACCACGAAGGTGCTCTGCGAGGCGGTCGAGCGCGACGCGGCGGACCGGACCAGCAAGCACGACATGGGCGGCAGCATCATCCCGATGATGGTGGAGCGGGGCGAGGCCAACGTCTACGACTTCCGGGACAACGAGGTGCCGGGCAGCACCGACCGGGACCGGGGGTACTGGCGGGACGTGGGAACGCTGGACTCGTTCTACGAGGCGCACATGGACCTGATCGCGGTCCACCCCGTCTTCAACCTCTACAACTACGACTGGCCGATCTACACCGACCATCCGCCGTGGCCGCCGGCCAAGTTCGTCCACGGCCTGGAGGAGCGGGTCGGCCGGGCGGTCGAGTCGATGATCTCTCCGGGCGTGGTGATCTCCGGATCGCTGGTGGAGAATTCCGTGGTCTCGCCGAATGTCCGGGTGCACTCCTGGGCCCACGTGGAAGGCTCGGTGCTGATGGAGGGGGTGCAGATCGGCCGGCACGCGGTGGTCCGCAACGCCATCCTCGACAAGAACGTGGTGGTGCCCGAGGGCGCGGAGATCGGTGTGGACCTGGAACGGGACCGCGAGCGGTACACGGTGTCCGACCGTGGGATCGTGGTCATCGGCAAGGGTCAGCGCATCGAGCCCTGACCTCGCCGGCCACCACCGGGCGATCCGGCGTACGCCGATCGGCCGGGCAGCGTGCACAGATCCGTGTCAGAAGGAGGCCCCACCGATGTCGGTCCACGCCCGCGCCGGCCAGCCCGCCGAGCCCGAGGACCTGGTCGACGTGCCCCGGCTCGTCACCGCGTACTACGCCGAACACCCCGACCCCGCCGACCCGGCCCAGCAGGTCGCGTTCGGCACCTCCGGGCACCGGGGGTCGAGCCTGCGGGGCGCGTTCAACTCCGACCACATCCTGGCCATCACCCAGGCGACCTGCGACTACCGCCGGAAGCAGGGGATCGACGGGCCACTGTTCCTGGCCCGGGACACGCACGCCCTCTCGGAGCCCGCCTCGGTGAGCGCGCTCGAGGTGCTCGCCGCGAACGAGGTGACGGTGCTGGTCGACAGCCGGGACGGGTACACGCCGACACCGGCCTTGTCGCACGCCATCCTGACGTACAACCGGGGTCGTACCACCGGGCTCGCCGACGGAGTGGTGATCACCCCGTCGCACAACCCGCCGTCGGACGGCGGCTACAAGTACAACCCCACGCACGGGGGGCCGGCGGACACCGACGCGACCAGGTGGATCCAGGACCGGGCCAACGCGCTCCTGGCCGACGGCCTCCGGGAGGTACGCCGGATTCCGTACGCGCGGGCGCGGGCCGCCGAGACCACCGGCCGGTACGACTTCCTGGCCGCGTACGTCGACGACCTCCCCTCGGCGGTGGACCTGGCGGCGGTCCGGGCGGCCGGGGTACGGATCGGCGCGGATCCGCTGGGCGGAGCCAGCGTGGCCTACTGGGGCGAGATCGCGTCCCGACACGGGCTGGACCTGACCGTGGTGAACCCGCTGGTGGACCCGGCCTGGCGGTTCATGACCCTGGACTGGGACGGCAAGATCCGGATGGACTGTTCGTCCCCGTACGCGATGGCCTCGCTGATCTCGCGCCGTTCGGAGTACCAGGTCGCCACCGGCAACGACGCGGATGCCGACCGGCACGGCATCGTCACCCCGGACAGCGGCCTGATGAACCCCAACCACTACCTGGCGGTGGCGATCTCCTACCTGTACCGCAACCGGCCGCAGTGGGCCGCCGACGCGGCGATCGGCAAGACGCTGGTGTCGTCCTCGATGATCGATCGGGTGGCCGCCGACCTGGGCCGCCAGCTGCTCGAGGTCCCGGTCGGCTTCAAGTGGTTCGTGCCGGGGCTGCTCGACGGCTCGGTCGGCTTCGGCGGCGAGGAGAGCGCCGGGGCGTCGTTCCTGGCCCGCGACGGCCGCACCTGGACCACCGACAAGGACGGCATCCTGCTCAGTCTGTTGGCCGCCGAGATCATCGGGGTGACCGGGCGGACGCCCAGCGAGCACTACGCCGACCTGGTGGCGCGGTTCGGCGAGCCGGCGTACGCCCGGATCGACGCGCCGGCCAACCGGGCCGAGAAGGCCGTGCTCGGACGACTCTCGCCGGACCAGATCACCGCCACCGAACTGGCCGGGGAACCGATCACGGCGACGCTGACCAACGCACCGGGCAACGGCGCCGCGATCGGCGGCCTGAAGGTCACCACCGAGTCGGGCTGGTTCGCGGCCCGGCCGTCCGGCACCGAGGACGTCTACAAGATCTACGCCGAATCCTTCCGGGGGCCGGAGCATCTCGGGCGGCTCCAGGAGGAGGCGCGGTCACTGGTCACCGAGGTACTCAAGGACGCCTGACCGCTGCCGGGTCTTCCCTTGGGCGGACCGCCCCGGTCATTCGGGCGGCCAGGTGTCTCCCGCGTCGAGCCGTCTGCGGAGCATCGTGTGCAGCGGCATCGACTGCCCGTCCGGTCCGCCCTCGCCGATGACCAGCTTCGGTGGCGACGGGTGTGGTGTCGCCCCGGTCAACCGGGCCCGCAGGCTGGCCGGCACCGTGAGCACGTAGAAGGCACCGTCGCCGTCGACCGCGTGGATCAGGGCGACATCGAGGTACCAGCCGACGAGCGGAGTCCGGTAGCGGCTCCGTCCGTTGTAGGCGATCGCGGTCAACGGGGTCTGCCGCAGCCCGCGTTCCCGAGCCTCCTGGAGGAAGGACACGACGAGTTGCCGGGCCTGCCCGGTCTCCACGTCCCGGCGACGCTCGTCGGCCGCCGCGTGTGCGGCCACCGCCCGTCGTCGTTGCTCCACCCAGTCCTCGGGCCCACCCTCCGCCATGCCTGGACGGTACGCCCACCAGATCGACGGCCGGCCCGAGAGCCCCGGTTCGGCTCTGCCCGATGCTCTCCGCTGCTACCCGCCGGGGGATGGACCGCCGGGGTGTGTCGGTGGGCGGGGCTGGCCGGGCTGGCCGTATCCCGGCGGAGGTTGGTGCGGCGTGGCCGGATAGCCGGCTGGCGGATACCCGGTGGGCGCCGGATACCCGGATCCGGGCGGTCGAGCAGTCTGCGCCGCCGGGTAGCTCCCCGGCGCTGGCCCGGGAACGGTGGGCTGTCCAGGCGGACCGCGCCGACGTCGGCCCGAGCGTACGAGCAGCCAGACGAGTACGCCGACACCGGCCAGCACCAGCAGCAGGCAGGACCCGCCGACGACGTACGCCACCGGGCTCAGCGTGATGCCCGGCGACGCCTCGGTGTCGGGTGGTGCGGCCGCCGGCTCGGATGGGTCCTCCGCCGGCGCGGACCCGTCGGGTGACGGTGCCGACTCGGCGGGCTTGACGTCGGCGGTGAGCGCCTTGACGAGGTTGAGTACGCCGTAGCCGTACTCGGGGTCGCGGCCGGGTGAGCCCTGGTCAGTGGCGGTCGCGGTGAGTCGGTGTACCACCTCGGTCGCCGAGAGGTCCGGGTACTTCGCCCGGACCAGTGCCGCCGCGCCGGCCACGATCGCCGTCGAGTCACTCGTCCCGGTGGCGGACCTGTATTCGCCGGTGCGGCTGGTGGTCGCGATGTCCTCGCCGGGCGCGATGAGTCCCACCGCCTCGCCGGTCACGCTGACCCGCGCCAGTTTTCCGTCCCGTGCGCTGGCGCCGACCGCGAGGACACCCGGGTAGGCCGCCGGATAGCCGACGGACCTGTTGTCGGGCCGGTTGCCAGCGGCGGCCACCAGAACCACGTCGGCGGCGAGCGCCTTGTCGACCGACTCCCGGAGTCGGTCGAAGGTCCCGCCGCTCAGCGACATTGAGATCACCTTGGCCCCCCGCTGTACCGCCTGGTCGATGGCGGTCGGGAGGATTCCGCCACTGCCGACCGAGGATTTCGAGTCGCGAATGGGCAAGATTTTTGCCTTTGGTGCGATCCCCAGCGCACCGTCGGCGTTACCCGGCCCGTGTCCGTGCGCAGCGATCAACCCGGCCATCGCGGTGCCGTGCCCGTTGGCGTCCTGCTGGCCGTTGCCGCCCTCTCCGGTCAGGTCGACTCCGGGCAGGACGTTGTCGACCAGGTCGCGATGGCTCGCCCGGACGCCCGTGTCGATCACCGCGACCACCACCCCGGCACCCTGGGTGATCCGGTGTGCCTCGGCGATGTTGAGCGAGCGCAGGTGCCACTGCCGGTCCCGCGCCGCGTCCGCGAACGCCGGCGGTGCGCCGACCAGCACCGCGAGGACGCCACAGGCGGCCGCCGCGCACCAGCGCGGCAGCCACGTCCCGTGCCCCCGGCGGCGAGCCCTCACCGATCCTTCCCGATGACCCCGGTGCCGGGCTCGTGCCGCCCGACGGCCCGGTTCGGCTCGATCTCGGGGGCGACACCCTCCTCGACCGCCCACGGGTTGTCCGGATCCCAGTGACGGGTGTCCTGCTCGTCCCCGGTCTGCCGGCCACGCTGGCCACCGATCATGCCGGGAGAGCCGGTCCCGCCGGCCGCGCCGCCCCGGCCGGCACCCGGCCCGCGAGCCGCTCCGGCGCCGCCGATCGCGCCGGCCGCCCCGGGTCGGCCCGCACCCTGGCCGGACTGCCCGATCACGCCACCGACCGGGTTCGCCCGTGGTGCGCCGCCGCCGACTCCGCCCGGTACACCGCCGACGGCTCCGCCCGGCCGGGCACCGATCACCCCGCCCGGCGGTACCCCCGTACTGAGCGAGGCCGGCCCCAGGCCGACCTTGCCGGGGCCGCCGGGCACCCCCTTGGGACCGCCGCCGGTGTGGACCGGCGGCGGTCCGCCGATCAACCCTGGCCCGACCGGAAGGACTGGAGTGACGGTGGGCGGTGGCGGGGCTACCGGAGGGGTGGGCGGAAGCGTCGGCCCGGGCAGGGTGGTCGTCGGCGGGGTGACTCCGGTCAGGCTCGGACCGTCGTCCCAGGGCGGGTCGGTCGGTACCCCGATGTCCGGTGGCGGGTACTCACTGTGCAGGTCGGGCGGAGGTGTTCCCTCGATGTAGCCGGGCTTGTCGTCGTCCTCCGGCTCACCCCGACGGTGCGGCGGCGGGTTGACCTCGGGGGGAATCCTGGTCCGGGTCCGCTTGGCGGAGTGCTCCGTGCTGTCCTGGTCCTGAATCAGCTTCGGTGGGAGGTACTCGGGC
The nucleotide sequence above comes from Plantactinospora soyae. Encoded proteins:
- a CDS encoding SigE family RNA polymerase sigma factor, which encodes MDDADARGFTEFVRARSEALMRYGYVLTGNPHDAADLTQEALARLGSAWSRVRRRDDPEGYVRTTMARLHVSWWRRRRHERLVGEVPEREHLDPGYARADGDGGLWRALAGLPRRQRTVLVLRYYEHRDDEEIARLLGISRGTVRSQAARGLDKLRAVWLPGADDSGSGSGAEGGSGSGAGAGSAQTTPEMTRRKR
- the pgm gene encoding phosphoglucomutase (alpha-D-glucose-1,6-bisphosphate-dependent) yields the protein MSVHARAGQPAEPEDLVDVPRLVTAYYAEHPDPADPAQQVAFGTSGHRGSSLRGAFNSDHILAITQATCDYRRKQGIDGPLFLARDTHALSEPASVSALEVLAANEVTVLVDSRDGYTPTPALSHAILTYNRGRTTGLADGVVITPSHNPPSDGGYKYNPTHGGPADTDATRWIQDRANALLADGLREVRRIPYARARAAETTGRYDFLAAYVDDLPSAVDLAAVRAAGVRIGADPLGGASVAYWGEIASRHGLDLTVVNPLVDPAWRFMTLDWDGKIRMDCSSPYAMASLISRRSEYQVATGNDADADRHGIVTPDSGLMNPNHYLAVAISYLYRNRPQWAADAAIGKTLVSSSMIDRVAADLGRQLLEVPVGFKWFVPGLLDGSVGFGGEESAGASFLARDGRTWTTDKDGILLSLLAAEIIGVTGRTPSEHYADLVARFGEPAYARIDAPANRAEKAVLGRLSPDQITATELAGEPITATLTNAPGNGAAIGGLKVTTESGWFAARPSGTEDVYKIYAESFRGPEHLGRLQEEARSLVTEVLKDA
- the mycP gene encoding type VII secretion-associated serine protease mycosin, whose amino-acid sequence is MRARRRGHGTWLPRWCAAAACGVLAVLVGAPPAFADAARDRQWHLRSLNIAEAHRITQGAGVVVAVIDTGVRASHRDLVDNVLPGVDLTGEGGNGQQDANGHGTAMAGLIAAHGHGPGNADGALGIAPKAKILPIRDSKSSVGSGGILPTAIDQAVQRGAKVISMSLSGGTFDRLRESVDKALAADVVLVAAAGNRPDNRSVGYPAAYPGVLAVGASARDGKLARVSVTGEAVGLIAPGEDIATTSRTGEYRSATGTSDSTAIVAGAAALVRAKYPDLSATEVVHRLTATATDQGSPGRDPEYGYGVLNLVKALTADVKPAESAPSPDGSAPAEDPSEPAAAPPDTEASPGITLSPVAYVVGGSCLLLVLAGVGVLVWLLVRSGRRRRGPPGQPTVPGPAPGSYPAAQTARPPGSGYPAPTGYPPAGYPATPHQPPPGYGQPGQPRPPTHPGGPSPGG